Proteins from a genomic interval of Thermoanaerobaculia bacterium:
- a CDS encoding double zinc ribbon domain-containing protein, whose protein sequence is MIAALSTVLERLSPFVFPPACWSCDAGRSRARRGGVCEECWSSMPRASGARCGICDLPIPAAGADALEEPRCGRCMSDPPAYDALRCPAVYDGSAREILKAFKYAGVDYLASALAGMMAAAAAAVSADAIVVPVPATRRERRGRGFFPAAELASELARATSRRFAPHLLRKTRETERQAGLPLSRRADNVRGAFRAGGSAAPVLLVDDVATSGATLSACARALKRGGAPRVDAVAFARALPEAP, encoded by the coding sequence GTGATCGCGGCCCTCTCCACCGTTCTCGAACGGCTCTCCCCTTTCGTCTTCCCTCCCGCCTGCTGGTCGTGCGACGCCGGGCGGTCCCGGGCGCGGCGCGGGGGCGTCTGCGAGGAGTGCTGGAGCTCGATGCCCCGCGCTTCCGGAGCGCGGTGCGGCATCTGCGATCTCCCGATTCCGGCGGCGGGCGCGGACGCTCTCGAGGAGCCGCGCTGCGGCCGCTGCATGAGCGACCCGCCCGCCTACGACGCGCTCCGCTGTCCCGCGGTCTACGACGGCTCCGCCCGGGAGATCCTCAAGGCGTTCAAGTACGCCGGCGTCGACTATCTCGCGAGCGCGCTCGCCGGAATGATGGCGGCCGCCGCGGCCGCGGTCTCCGCGGACGCGATCGTCGTTCCCGTGCCGGCGACGCGCCGGGAACGGCGAGGGCGCGGTTTCTTTCCCGCCGCGGAGCTCGCCTCCGAGCTCGCCCGGGCGACCAGCCGCCGGTTCGCTCCGCACCTCCTCCGGAAGACGCGCGAGACGGAACGCCAGGCGGGCCTCCCCCTCTCCCGGCGCGCCGACAACGTGCGCGGCGCGTTCCGCGCGGGCGGCTCGGCCGCTCCCGTCCTCCTCGTCGACGACGTCGCGACCTCGGGCGCGACGCTCTCGGCCTGCGCGCGGGCGTTGAAACGCGGCGGCGCTCCCCGGGTGGACGCGGTCGCTTTCGCCCGGGCGCTCCCGGAGGCGCCGTGA